From the Anabas testudineus chromosome 23, fAnaTes1.2, whole genome shotgun sequence genome, one window contains:
- the LOC113163962 gene encoding arg8-vasotocin receptor-like: MLFPSEIFCNITDSNCTEVFNLKQLETDAAGENVSAKGNATDLFGRNEEVAKIEITVLSLAFLAAVVGNLAVLLAMYKTRRKPSRMHLFIKHLSLADLVVAFFQVLPQLCWEITFRFYGPDFLCRIVKHLQVLGMFASTYMMVMMTLDRYIAICHPLQTLQQPTQRAYIMIGSTWVCSLVLSTPQYFIFSLSEVQPGSAVYDCWGHFVEPWGLRAYITWITAGIFLVPVVVLVFCYGFISRTIWMNLKFKTRWKSAGAVAEATKNGILSRSSVSSVSTISRAKLRTVKMTFVIVVVYVVCWAPFFTVQMWSVWDETFSWHDSENTTVTLSALLASLNSCFNPWIYMIFSGHLLSDLSGILPCCRRLRNKFGHQDSDSSIRRTAMSHLQCPRLSEPFRDLNPTTPKNCAQLTSAS, from the exons ATGCTCTTCCCCTCGGAGATCTTCTGCAACATCACGGACAGCAACTGCACAGAGGTTTTCAACTTAAAGCAGCTGGAGACTGATGCCGCTGGTGAGAACGTCAGCGCGAAGGGAAACGCGACTGACCTGTTTGGACGGAACGAGGAGGTAGCCAAAATCGAGATCACCGTGCTGAGCCTTGCGTTTCTCGCGGCAGTGGTGGGCAACCTGGCCGTGCTGCTGGCAATGTACAAAACCCGCAGGAAACCGTCGCGCATGCACCTGTTCATCAAGCACCTGAGCCTGGCTGACCTGGTGGTGGCTTTTTTCCAGGTGCTGCCGCAGCTCTGCTGGGAGATCACCTTCCGCTTTTACGGACCAGACTTTCTGTGCCGTATCGTGAAGCACCTGCAGGTGCTGGGCATGTTCGCCTCTACCTacatgatggtgatgatgaccCTGGATCGCTACATCGCTATCTGCCACCCGCTGCAGACGCTCCAGCAGCCCACGCAGCGCGCGTACATCATGATTGGTTCCACTTGGGTGTGCAGCCTGGTCCTCAGCACCCCACAGTACTTCATTTTTTCCCTCAGCGAGGTGCAGCCCGGCTCTGCCGTGTACGACTGTTGGGGACACTTCGTGGAGCCGTGGGGGCTGCGCGCGTACATCACCTGGATCACCGCGGGCATCTTCCTCGTGCCAGTGGTCGTGCTCGTGTTCTGCTACGGATTCATCAGCCGCACAATCTGGATGAACCTCAAGTTTAAGACCCGGTGGAAGAGCGCGGGGGCGGTAGCAGAGGCCACCAAGAACGGGATCCTGAGCAGGAGCTCGGTCAGCAGCGTCAGCACGATCTCCCGCGCCAAATTACGCACGGTGAAGATGACTTTCGTGATCGTGGTGGTGTACGTGGTGTGCTGGGCGCCTTTCTTCACCGTGCAGATGTGGTCAGTGTGGGACGAGACCTTCTCCTGGCATG ACTCTGAGAACACCACCGTGACTCTCTCCGCCCTGCTGGCCAGCCTCAACAGCTGCTTCAACCCCTGGATCTACATGATCTTCAGTGGCCACCTCCTCTCCGACTTATCCGGCATCCTGCCGTGTTGCCGCCGGCTGAGGAACAAGTTCGGCCACCAGGATTCGGACAGCAGCATCCGCCGGACCGCCATGTCGCACCTGCAGTGTCCACGGCTGTCAGAGCCATTCCGAGACCTCAACCCCACCACCCCCAAAAACTGTGCACAGCTCACATCTGCATCCTGA